AAAAGTGTTACCTATGTCCCGGTACATGTGTAACCCATGTCCTGACCCCATACAGTTAGTCCAGAATGTAAAAATGTAAGGTCAGACCCCGGGCGTACCGGGCATATAGCTATGGAGGGCAGGCCGCGTGTGTCTCGGTTCGCGAGAAACGGGGGCCGTGAGACGCCCCGGGCAGGCAGAATGACATCAGCTCTTTGTCATCCTGAACGATAGTGAAGGATCTGCTTGAGTCAGATTGCTTCGCGCCCATCGGGAGCTCGCAATGACATTTTTGTTCTTGGCGCTCGTGTAGCTTTCTCAGCGAAGGAGGAGGAGTTTCTTGGCGGCTCTGTACTCTCCCGCCTTGATCTGGGTGAAATAGACACCACTGGGAAGTCTGTGATCCGCCGCATCAGTGCCATCCCATGTAACATGGTGTGGACCTGCCTTCGGTTTCCCGTTGGTGAGAACCTTCACCTGTCTGCCTGCAATGTCGTAGACCTTGATAGTGACCGCGCCTGGTCGAGCCAACTGCAGTGGGGACAGGTATAAACTTTTGGTTCGCGATTGGTGGAGCGGGCTGCGAGAAATTTCTTCAGGTTTTTTGATTCTTCTCTTGACTTACACCTAACTTACACCTATATTGTGAGTGCTATGGGAATCACTCCAAAACAGAAAAAGGTGTACGATTTCATAAGAGGCTACATCGGAGCATATGGTTTCTCGCCATCTTATGATGAGATACGGAAGCACTTTGGCCTGAGGTCCTACAACTCTGTGCAGAAATATCTCAGACAGTTAGAAACCAAGGGGATGATAAGGACCCCCTGGTCCAACAAGAAGAGGGCCATAGAACTCGTGGAGAAGCCCGGAACGACCTTGCAGATCCCACTCCTCGGGACAGTGGCAGCTGGCAGCCCTATTGAGCCCATACAGGTGAGGGAAGAGATCGAGATCCCCGAGGGGTTTGTGGACAGGGAGGACCATTTCGTTCTGAGAGTGAAAGGCGATTCCATGGTTGACGAGGGGATAAATGATGGCGACCTCGTCGTTGTGAGAAAGCAGAAGGTGGCTGAGAATGGTCAGACCGTGGTCGCGCTGGTCGACGGAGAGGTGACGATAAAGAGATTCTATGTGAAGGGCGAGAGAGTTGAGCTCAGGCCTGCGAATGAGAATCTCAAATCCATCTTTGTTGGGGCCGTTCAGGTGGAGATAGAGGGTGTAGTCGTTGCTCTGATGCGGCGGTACTAAAAGCAGCACAATGTGCATTTCCTGTAGAAGGTCCGCTGATACACGACGGGGTTCTGAATGGTACGGAACATAGTCCATCTGCATATTCCGGCTTTTGCAGTCGCTGTGGAGAGAGCGAGAAGCGCGAAACTGCGGGATAGACCGCTCATTGTGGGGCCGATTTCATCGCCCAGAGGCCGGGTCGTGGCAGCATCCTTTGAAGCTTACGAAGCCGGGATAAGGCAAGGCATGCCCCTGTCCAGGGCGCTCAAACAGTGCAGAGGTGCGGTCGTGGTCAATCCTGACCAGCAACTCTACTCCCACGTATCGAAGAGGATCATGAAGAAGCTCCTCTCGTTTTCTCCTGCTGTGGAGCCGATCAGGTACGGTCATTTCTTTGTGGATATGTCAGGTACCAGAAGGATTTTCGGCCACGTGGTCGACAGTGCTCTGAAGATGAGGAGGGAGGCCACAGACGACCTAAACCTGTGTGGGACTGTGGGGATAGCCTGCAACAAGCTTGTAAGCTCAGTTGCAGCAAGAATCAACCAACCTGGGGAGTACATCTGCGATGTGCCCTGGGGAAGTGAGTCTCAGTTTCTTGCCCCATTTAATGTGAGAGTGCTTCCCTCTGTGAAGAGAGTCGAGGAGACTCTTGTTGAGGATCTGAATGTCAAATTGGTCAGAGAGCTTGCATCTATTAAACTTGCTCACCTTTCCCGACTTTTTGGGGCGGAGGGGAGTTCGCTCTACAAGGAGGCTCGCGGAATTGACGAATCTCCTGTACGCCCCCCCAGAAGGGAACCCTCAGTTCTTGTGGAGAACATACTTCCAGAGGATACGAACGACGATGCAGTTCTGGTTATGGTTCTCTACAGGTTGACCGAACAGGCCGCAGAAATACTCAGTCAAAGGGGGGTTTTTCCTCGGGCGGTGACAGTCTACCTTAGATACTCAGACCAGTTCGATGCAACCAGAACAGCTTCGATCGACTCCTGCTCAAACCTGGATTCGGTTCTGTTCCGTTCGGTGGAGGACCTTTTCTTCAAAGTGTGTAGCAGGCGGCAGCGGGTCCGCTATGTCTCTGTTGAGTTCACACGGCTCACTCCAGTGGAGAGGCAGATGAGTTTCTTCGCGAGCGAAGGTCTGGATAAGGGGGAACAAGTGAGCAGGGCTGTCCAGCAAATCAGAGAGAGATTCGGTTCCTCAGCCATCAGTCCCGGGAGAGCATTTTGAGTTTCGTGCACCTTCATACCCACAGCTATTATTCGATGATGCGCGGGACTGCCAGCCTTGAAGCCTTGTGCAGGGCCATGCTAGAGCGGGGTATGGAGAGTTTTGCTCTGACCGACACAAACGGAGTATACGGGCTCAACTTCTTTCTTCAGATCGCAGAGGAGTTTGGAATAAGACCAATACTCGGAGCCGAGGTGAGGAAGGGGAGGCAGAGGGCAGTTGTTCTAGTCAAGGACGATGAAGGGTATCGCAACATGTGCCGGATCCTGACCGGTCTCCACTGCGATGAGAACTTTTCGATGGTCAGCAGTCTGCGGGAGAAACACGCCGGCCTTTTCATACTGAGTGACTGCGAGGATGTGGTGGTCGCTGTCAAAGAGATACCGGATGTATATGTTGAGCTTGTGTCGGGTCAACCGGCCCGCGAGAAGATTCACTTCGCAAGGAAAGCAGGTATTCCAGTTGTGGCGACCAGTGACGTCCACTTCGTCAACGCGAGCGACTACAAGCTCCATACGCTGCTGCGGGCAATCGACCTGAACACCAAACTATGCAGACTTCCGTCTGAAGAGCTCGCGCCTGAGTCAGCCTGGCTGAGGAGCCCGGCTCAGATGTCTCAAAGCTTCAATCACTGTCCTGAAGCAGTTGAGAATGCCCTGAAGATTGCATCCGGTTGCAAGAAGGACTGGAAGTTTGATGAGACTGTATTTCCAGGCACGAATGTGAAGGACCCTTCCGGACTGCTGAGAGAGAAATGTTATGAGGGTGCAGAGAAGAGGTACGGCCAGCTCTCCAGGAAGGTGACGGACAGAATTGAACACGAGCTCTCTGTCATAGAACAGAGGGGATTTGCAGAATATTTCCTCATTGTGCAGGAGATGGTAAATCAGGCCCCGCGGACGTGTGGCAGAGGTTCTGCAGCTGCGAGCATAGTCTCGTATTGTCTCGGCATAACTCACGTTGACCCCATAGCGCACAACCTCCTCTTTGAGAGATTCCTCAATCCCGGGAGGAAAGATCCACCGGACATAGACGTTGATTTTCCCTGGGACGAGAGAGATGACATACTCGATTTTGTTTTCAAGAAATATGGAAACCAGAGAGCTGCCATGGTTGCGAACCATGTCTGTTTCAGGGCAAGAGCAGCAATACGAGAGATTGCAAAGGTGTATGGGCTTAGTGAGCCTGAGATCAAGACAATAACTGGAAGGCTCGGGGGTATGTGGGTTTTCGAAAATGGCGAGGAGGTGGTAAGAACCCATCCAAAGTTCAAGGACGTAGAGTTGAAGGAGCCATGGCCTGAAATACTGAAGTGGGCGCGCGCCCTTGAAGGGTTTCCGCGGAACATGTCGGTCCATTGTGGGGGTGTGGTGATAGTTCCTGATGAGGTTTCCAGGTACGTACCCGTTCAGCCCGCTCCCAAAGGGGTGAACATAATCCAGTGGGAAAAAGACCAGACAGAAGACAGCGGGCTGTTGAAAATAGACCTTCTCGGAAATAGGTCGCTTGCTGTGATAAGGGACGCTCTGGTAGCAATTGAGAAAAACTACGGGACAAGGATAGACTACGCAGATTTGAACCCTCTGGAGGATCCCGATACAGTCGCTCTGCTTGCAAAGGGAGAGACAATCGGAGTCTTCTATGTGGAGTCACCAGCGATGAGGCAGCTTCAGGTGAAAACCGGAGCGGGTGACTTCGAGCATCTCATCATACACAGTTCGATCATCAGACCTGCGGCCAACGCATTCATAAATGACTATGTGAAAAGGCTTATGGGCGCGCCATACAGGCCGCTCCATCCTGCTCTTGATCAGTTGTTGAGCGAGACATATGGGATAATGTGCTACCAGGAGGATGTGACCAAGGCTGCGGTGGCCATTGCAGGGTTCGATATCGCTAGAGCAGATGGGCTCAGAAAGGCTCTCTCCAAGAAGAGGCCATTTACGAAGCTTGCTCAATACAAGAAGGAATTCTACGAAGGGGCGCTGCAGCGCGGAGTGAAGTTGGATACCGTAAGCAAGATTTGGGATATGATAATGAGTTTTTCTGGATACAGCTTCTGTAAAGCTCACAGTGCATCGTATGCTCTCGTTTCATTCAAATCAGCATACCTTAAGGCTCACTACCCGGCAGAGTTCATTGCAGCAGTAATAACTAACCAGGGCGGGTACTACTCCACATTTGAGTATGTCTCCGAGGCCAAGAGGATGGGGCTTCAGGTTCTCCTGCCAGACATAAATGAAAGTGAAAAGGGATATACCGGCAGAGCCAGGGAGATTAGAGTTGGTCTCATGCAGTTCAAGGGGCTGACTGAAAAGGCAATAGGTGCGGTTCTTGCTGAAAGGAAGAGAGGTAGGTTCAGTTCCTTTGATGATTTCATGAGACGGGTTGACGTTGATGTCTCGGACGTGCGGATACTCATTAAGGGAGGATGTTTTGACTCGATTTTGAAAGAGGAAACAAGACCTGGCCTGATGTGGAGGCTTCACCTGGGCAGGCCGTGTGCAAGGAGCAAAGGAGATATGCTTTCACTCTTTGATGCTGATGCCCCTCCTTCTCCCTCTGTTGGAGACTACGACGAAGCAGCAATGTTGAAGCAGGAGGTTGAGGTTCTCGGTTTCCTGGTGAGCAGGCACCCCCTTTCACTTTGCGAAGATAGGTTGGCCGGACTGGATTATGTGAGAGCTGGACAACTGGCCAGCCACATAGGAAAGAAGGTCAGGACCATTGGATGGCTGGTGACCGGCAAGACCGTACACACAAAAAATGATGAACCCATGGAGTTTGTCAGTTTCGAAGATACAACTGGAATATATGAAGCGACATTCTTCCCTGATGCTTACAGAAAATTTTGCCACTTGCTGGGAGTGGCCAGGCCATACATTCTCACAGGTCAGGTGGAGAGCGATATGGGAGCTATATATTTCTCTGTGGAAAATGTCCAGCCGCTGGACGAACAGAGGCCTCAGGCAGAGAAGGACGGCCGGACCAGTACTGTGCTGGCTACGAACGATTTTCTCGTTGAGCTCGCGGCTCAGCGGGGTCCGGGGCACTGCTGAGATTAACTTCTTTCCAGCGGTCAGCTGGCTCTGACATGTGAGAAATGATAAGTGTCAGATTGATAAGCCTACCACTAGGTACTTGAACTTGCATCAAGCAAGTGATAGAATGCGCCAGCACAACGGCGATGGTGAACATGCTCCAACCGGCTGACAAAACATGGAGATGTGGACGTGCCCCACGAATCGAAACTAAAACTTGATCGCATTGGCTACTGGTCTGAGATCAAGCTAGACATAGTAAAGCGATATGCGTCAGAGTACTCAAAGATACTGGCTGCACAACCCTCTCCCGGCTTCTACCACGTATATATAGATGCTTTTGCAGGCGCAGGTATGCATGTTTCTCGTCGTACTGGGGGCTTCAAACCTGGTAGTCCGCTGAACGCACTCTTGGTCACTCCGCCCTTCAGAGAGTATCATCTGATAGACATTGACAGAGAGAAAGTAGACATTCTGAGAGAGCTGGTGGAACAGAGGAGGCCGGAACAATGTGCAGTGCACGTCTATGAAGGCGACTGCAATTCTGTTCTGTTGACAGATGTTTTTCCCACTGTGCGCTACGAAGACTATCGCAGAGCCCTGTGTTTGCTGGATCCCTACGGTCTACACCTAGATTGGAAAGTAGTCGAGACAGCAGGACGGATGAGGAGCATAGACATGTTCCTCAATTTCCCTGTGGCTGATATGAACCGCAAGGTGTTTTGGCGAAATCCCGCTGGCGTGGCTGAGTCTGACATAGCCAGGATGAATGCATTTTGGGGAGATGAATCATGGCGCGAAGTCGCCTACACGACGGACAAGGATCTGTTCCAGATGATGGAGAAAACAGACAACGAAACGATTGCCGGAGCCTATCGTCAGCGATTAAGAGACGTTGCACACTTTAAACGAGTTCCGAGACCCCTCCCGATGCGGAACTCTAAGGGGAGCGTTGTGTACTATCTTTTCTTTGCCTCACAGAAGCCTGTGGCTTCCCGCATCGTAGAATACATTTTCGACAAGTACCGGAAGCGGGGGCAGAGTTAGTGGCTTTAAGATCAAGCATTGAGTGGACAGAATCTACGTGGAATCCTGTCACGGGGTGCACGAAGATAAGCCCCGGGTGCAAGCATTGTTACGCAGAGCGGATGGCAAAGCGCCTCCAGGCCATGGGACAGAAGAACTATGTCAGAGGTTTCGAGCTTGCGATTCACAGAGATGCACTGGAGACTCCAATGCGCTGGCGGAAGTCGCGAACCGTATTTGTAAACTCCATGAGCGACATATTTCACGAAGAAGTCCCGCCATGGTTTATCGATCAGACATTTGATGTCATGCGCCAGGCATACTGGCATCGATTTCAGATACTCACCAAGAGGTCTAAGCGTCTACTTGAGCTCAGTCCAACGCTACCATGGAGTCCGAATATCTGGATGGGCGTAAGTATTGAGAGCAAGATGTTTGAATTCCGTGCGGACCATCTTCGTAGGACAGGAGCTGCCGTCAAGTTTCTTTCACTCGAACCACTGCTGGGTCCGGTGCTTGAGCTCAATCTGCAGGGAATAGACTGGGTCATTGTCGGGGGAGAGTCCGGTCCAAGATCTCGGCCGTTGGATCCAACCTGGGTTATTGGCGTCCGGGACCAATGCCTCAAGGAAGACGTTCCCTTCTTCTTTAAACAGTGGGGTGGGGTGAATAAGAAAAAGGCAGGCCGTGAGCTAGAAGACCGGACATGGGACCAAATGCCCGGAGACTGGAAGACACGACCAGAGTCTGCTCATACCCGCCCAACACTTACGCTATAGACCGCAATAATCCCGTTCGCCTCTCTTGCTGCCGAAGGTCGTACTGGTATCATCCCCGGAATAAGGGAAAAAAGTCCTTGACTTCGGAATTACGATACTGTAAAAGGTCTTTAGGTAGTCTGTGAGGTTTTTCATGGGGTGGGGCTTGGGTCCTCGGCTACCTCTTGTGATGCCCCGCTGAGTCAGTCTGAGAGTTGCTGGATTCTGAAGCAAAGTTGGAGGGAGGTGATAGAAGAGGTTGTTGGGTGAGGTAGGCCGCAGTTTAATCAGGTTTGTGATAAAACAGTGGGGGGGATGATGAAGAGATTCATTAGTTGTTTGGTTCTTGCAGGTTTCTGTCTGGCAGCATCCATTGCTTTTGCAAGCGACCTGAAGATATCTGGTTTTGGCCAGTGGTGGTACTACTACACTGACGCTGGCACCCATGGGACCAGCGAGTTTATGATGAAAAGGATGAGATTCAAGCCTTCCTATCAGATGACAGATAAGGTCGGTTTCTTCACACAGTTTGACTTCAAGGCAGGACCTTCGGTCCACCTGCTTGACGCTCTGCTTGATGTTAAGTTGGCTCCCTGGATGAAATTGAGAGCAGGCCAGTTTTGTATTCCTTTCGGCATTGAGACTCCAAGCTCTCCTTTTGCCCTAGATGTCATTAGCTATTCGTATGTGGTGGGGGCGGGTGAGGGCACGGGTTTGTTCCCGGGCCTCCGCGAGGTTGGATTCCAGATGAGAGGAAAGTACCCTCCTGTCAATTATGCCTTGGCGGTCATGAATGGAAAGGGTCTTACCGGCGGTGAGGACAACAAGTTCAAGGATATAATGGGCAGAGTCGGTTTCAGCAAGCCCGGTATCAGCGTCGGTGGCTCTGGGTACTATGGATTTCACAATGCTGTGGTCGGCTTTGACTCAGTCAACATGGTAGACATAACTGATCCTGATTCCCTGTGGAACGTGCTCAGATATGGTGCGGATTTGAAAGTCGACATCGCCAATGTGCTCGTGAAGGGCGAATTCATTATGGGTTCGCACGGCGTAGCCGATGACTCGACCATGGGTCAGATGGGCTACTATGTTCTGCTTGGTTACACGATCCCAATCGGAGAGTACGGTCCAAAGGAACCGGGATACATGGCGTTGCAGCCCATGGTCAGATTCGATGCCTGGGACGGGGACACGGATGCGGATGATGACGGCCTATCCAGAATCACGGCCGGCGCCAACTTCTGGTTTGACAAGAACACCAAGGTTTCCGCTTTCTACGAAGTCAGGACGGAGGGCGGCGATCTGGACGTCAAGGACGACAAGTTCAGGCTCCAGCTAGGCCTGGCCTGGTAGCATCCGAAGAATTCATTTTGTAGAGGGCGCTGCCTCACCGCAGCGCCTTTTTACACAAACGAGTCCCATTCTGTAGTCTGTGGTTTGCAGATTACAGGTTTCGTTTAGTAATTCGTAATTTGCAATTCTGGAAGTTATCAGAGTTCTTTCAATCCGTTGAGGGCTTTCTTATTTGTGGGATCTATCTTCAGGACCTTTTTGAACTCGCGTGCGGCTTCCCTTTTCATTCCACTGCCGGCGTACGCTTGCGCGAGTGCAAGGTGGGTTGCTGCAAACGTCGGGCCAAGTCTGACGGCCTGTAGTAGGGGCTCAAGAGCTCTCTCGGGCATACCTAACGCGGTAAGAATCTTACCCAACCTGTAGTTTGCAGAGCTGTAGGGATCTCTGTCTCTGGCTTTCCGATAATAGTCTGCTGCAGTTTGATAATCGCCAATAGCCTCAGCTATGAACCCAGCCTGCTCAAGGAGCTTCGGACTTCCGCCAAACTCGGAGAGAGCATTCCTCACATAGTCTCTGGCTTGATTATAGTCCTTTAGATCGTCTACCAGAATCTCTATCAACTCCTCATAGTATGATCGTTTTGGTCTAATCTGGATTGCCTTCTTGAGGTAAGCGGCTGCTGCCTTGGGTTCTTTCTCCATCGTGGCAAAAATTGCCATTCTTCTATATATCTCGGCGGTGTTTGGACTGAGAGCCAAAGCAGTTTCCAGGTCTTTTCTTATTCCTGAGCGATAGATCGTGGCCCCCTTCGCGGCCAGGTTCTGGTAAACGCTTGCCCTCTTGAGGTAGGGCAGATACCAGTCTGGGTCGAGATTCATGGCCAATTCATATTCTTCAATGGCCTTCATGTAGGAGTCGTCCAGGAAAAAGAGATTTCCTCTTCTGAGGTGGATCTTTGCCTTTTCCTTTTCTGTCCACACGACACCCCGGGGCGGGAATATTTCCGGTCCATGGACCTGCTCTGCCAGGTCGCCAGTGAGAACATCGATGGGAAGATGAAGACTCTTGGGCGCAGAGAATTCAAGTATAGGCATGTCATCTGTGTTTATGGTCGCATCACGAACAATATCGCCCCACCCCTTTTCATCCACAAGGAAATGGGCCAGGAAGTCTGTTACTGTGGTTATTCCTATTTTCTTCAAATCGTATGCAACCTCTTGCACCTTCATCTTCTTTTTCATTCTGTCTAGATCGATCTGAATCTCATCGGCACTCCCTATCATGAGGTAATCGACTCCGAACGAACTCGACCAGAGCTGTTTGTGCGGGAATACGGAGGAGAAGGTCGCCATGACCATTTTGAAGTCCTCCGGGGTGAGGTTGTAGCCGTGGATGAATTGACACATGATGCCGCCCGGCTTCAACCGCCTGGTGCATATTTCGTAGAACTCCTTTGTGAAGAGGTTTGATATGCCAGCCATCCAGGGATTGGAAGGTTCAGACGTGATCACGTCGTAGTTTTCGTCCGTAGATAGAAGGTAATTTCTACCGTCAGCCAGTATTATTTGAATATTCGGGTTTTTCAAAACATTTCTGTTTACTTCAGAGAAATATTCACTCGCGGAGACTACTGCGGGTTCAATCTCCAGGCATTCTGAATACCGGACACCAAAAGAGGCTGTTGCAGCCAGACTGATGCCCGAACCTAAACCCAGGACCATGACCGTCTCCGGTTCACTGTGGAGAAAGAGAGGCACGTAGCCTATTAGAAGCTGAGTAGCAAGATCTCTTTTCGCACTCGCATCAGTCTTCCCGTCTATGGACAGGCTGATGTCGCTCTGATCCTTGAGTACAGCCACTGTTGAGTTCAGTCCATATCTGTGGTAGATGAGTTCGGGCACAGAGGCTATGTCTTCCAGGCTTCCCATCTTTGTCAGTTTCTCTAGCCACACGGCATTCGGTGCCACTCCAATGGTCATGACGTTCTGGTTCCACTGTTTTGGTGCTACAAAGACCAGAGCTATGAGTGCGGCAGCAGAGGCTGAGAAGATGCATTTGGCCACCTTGCCCTTTTTGCTCAATAGAAAGACCGACCCTGCCACGAGAACATTGACCGCTATGGCCAGCTTCAGCGTATCCTGCAACCCGAGGATGGGGATGAGGGCAAAGCTGGCTCCTGCAGAACCGACTATACACCCTGCTGTGTTGGCAGCATATACCTTGCCAATACTGGTCCCGATCAGCCGCCGGTCTTTGGTCAGTATGTGGCTGATCATGGGTAGGGTCGTTCCAAAAAGAGTTGTGGGAATGAGCATAACCAGAAAACAGATGAGGATCTCTCCAAAGAAGAGATGCCCCGCAGTGGGGCCAAGTGCTTTGTACATGTTCAGGAAAAGGACCGGGAGACGATCGAAAAGGAGAACTACCAGAAAGCAAGAGACACCAATAGCGAGCTCCACGGATGAAAACAGGGTGATGCTTGGAGTTCTCCTTCGGAATATCAATGCGAAGATAAGGCTGCCCAATCCTATGCCAAATATGAAAGATAAGAGCATTGTGTTGAAGGCATATATTGAGCTTCCTATGACGAGGGTCAGTGACCTCGACCACGAGACCTCATAGATCATAGATGCGAGCCCGGAAAGACCGATTGCAGAGGCCAGAACCAGAGCAGACGCATACCCTGGCCCCGCTGGCCTACTCCTGGCCACCTCTGGCCTGCCAGGGACAGGTGTGCGGACAGCGAAGCTGATCAGACCAACTACCACCGCGACAAAGAAGTTGATTGCGACGGCCAGAAGCATAGTGTTCCTCAGACCTATCTTTGGAAGAATCAGAAGCCCTGCAAGGGCGACTCCCAGGACTGCTCCGAAAGTGTTCAGGCTGTAAAGCGCCCCCACTTTGCCGGCTACGTCCTTGTTTCTTCTTATGAGTGCTCTGCTGATGACCGGGAGTGTGCCGCCCATCAGGGCCGTGGGTATCATGAGAACGATAAATGAGAGACCAAAGGTTAGAAGCGCCTGCCCCATAAAAGAAGATGTCGCTCCGCCATAACCTATGGCTGCTCGGCGTGCCAGGTTGAGAAGTGGTGGCACAAGGAAAGCGGTCAGACCTATGCCAGCTTCGAGTAATGCGTATCCAAGGAGTGGTCTTCTCCAGGTGTCTGCTGCTCGGCCAAAGAAGAAGTTTCCCAGTGCGAGGCCGGCCATAAATGAGGAAAGGACTGCTCCAACGGCAAACACCATGCTCCCGAAGGAGAGTGTGAGCAGCCTCATCCAGACTATTTCATACATCAGCCCTGCAGTCCCGGATAGAAAGAAGGAGAGATAGATTAGGGGCAGGAACGGGTTCCGGACTGGCGCATCAGGTGCGTGTGCCTTTTCTCCCTTGTGGGGTTTCTTTCTTGACACCTGTTAATGTTACAACACAGAATCGTCCGGGGCAAGCCATTTCTGGAGTGTGCGTTTGTCAGGCCTTGAATAGCGTGCGTGATCTAGACAGGCACCTCAGGCCACACTAAGCAAAGCACACTTGAGATATTCCGTCTCCTTGATAGAAAGGAGAACCGGGTGGTCTCTGGATTGAGTTCGCATTTCCAGAATTCTGAACGTCCGGCCAGCGACAGAAGCTGCTCTTCTGAGCATGTCAAGGAAGGCTTCCTCTGTCACCTGATACGAACATGAACAGCTAATCAGGATTCCGTTGGGATTGAGAATCTTCATGGCACTAAGGTTCACCTGTTTGTAGGCTTTAAGTCCCTCGGCCAGAGTGTTGCGAGACTTAACATAAGCCGGAGGGTCCAGTATGATAAGGTCAAAACGTTCGCGTGTTTGTTCAAATGACTTAAGTAACTCAAAGACGTTTGCTTCCTGGAAACTGCAGCTTTCCAGGCTGTTCAATCGTGCATTGGAACGTGCCCGTTCTACGGCGACCGGGGATGAATCAATGCCCAGAACCTCTTTTGCACCGAAAAATGCGGCGTGAAGTCCCCATCCTCCTGAGTAACAGAAGCAGTCAAGGGTCCGGGCGGACCTGGCGAATTCTTCAAGTCTGAGGTAGTTCTCTCCCTGATCGAGGAAAAGACCGGTCTTCTGGCCATCAAGAGTGTCCACTTCAAACTTCAACTTTCCGACCTCAACCACGAGGTTAGGATTGGGTTTTCC
The window above is part of the candidate division TA06 bacterium genome. Proteins encoded here:
- a CDS encoding DNA polymerase III subunit alpha, with amino-acid sequence MSFVHLHTHSYYSMMRGTASLEALCRAMLERGMESFALTDTNGVYGLNFFLQIAEEFGIRPILGAEVRKGRQRAVVLVKDDEGYRNMCRILTGLHCDENFSMVSSLREKHAGLFILSDCEDVVVAVKEIPDVYVELVSGQPAREKIHFARKAGIPVVATSDVHFVNASDYKLHTLLRAIDLNTKLCRLPSEELAPESAWLRSPAQMSQSFNHCPEAVENALKIASGCKKDWKFDETVFPGTNVKDPSGLLREKCYEGAEKRYGQLSRKVTDRIEHELSVIEQRGFAEYFLIVQEMVNQAPRTCGRGSAAASIVSYCLGITHVDPIAHNLLFERFLNPGRKDPPDIDVDFPWDERDDILDFVFKKYGNQRAAMVANHVCFRARAAIREIAKVYGLSEPEIKTITGRLGGMWVFENGEEVVRTHPKFKDVELKEPWPEILKWARALEGFPRNMSVHCGGVVIVPDEVSRYVPVQPAPKGVNIIQWEKDQTEDSGLLKIDLLGNRSLAVIRDALVAIEKNYGTRIDYADLNPLEDPDTVALLAKGETIGVFYVESPAMRQLQVKTGAGDFEHLIIHSSIIRPAANAFINDYVKRLMGAPYRPLHPALDQLLSETYGIMCYQEDVTKAAVAIAGFDIARADGLRKALSKKRPFTKLAQYKKEFYEGALQRGVKLDTVSKIWDMIMSFSGYSFCKAHSASYALVSFKSAYLKAHYPAEFIAAVITNQGGYYSTFEYVSEAKRMGLQVLLPDINESEKGYTGRAREIRVGLMQFKGLTEKAIGAVLAERKRGRFSSFDDFMRRVDVDVSDVRILIKGGCFDSILKEETRPGLMWRLHLGRPCARSKGDMLSLFDADAPPSPSVGDYDEAAMLKQEVEVLGFLVSRHPLSLCEDRLAGLDYVRAGQLASHIGKKVRTIGWLVTGKTVHTKNDEPMEFVSFEDTTGIYEATFFPDAYRKFCHLLGVARPYILTGQVESDMGAIYFSVENVQPLDEQRPQAEKDGRTSTVLATNDFLVELAAQRGPGHC
- a CDS encoding T9SS type A sorting domain-containing protein, with product MKKPEEISRSPLHQSRTKSLYLSPLQLARPGAVTIKVYDIAGRQVKVLTNGKPKAGPHHVTWDGTDAADHRLPSGVYFTQIKAGEYRAAKKLLLLR
- the tcmP gene encoding three-Cys-motif partner protein TcmP translates to MTKHGDVDVPHESKLKLDRIGYWSEIKLDIVKRYASEYSKILAAQPSPGFYHVYIDAFAGAGMHVSRRTGGFKPGSPLNALLVTPPFREYHLIDIDREKVDILRELVEQRRPEQCAVHVYEGDCNSVLLTDVFPTVRYEDYRRALCLLDPYGLHLDWKVVETAGRMRSIDMFLNFPVADMNRKVFWRNPAGVAESDIARMNAFWGDESWREVAYTTDKDLFQMMEKTDNETIAGAYRQRLRDVAHFKRVPRPLPMRNSKGSVVYYLFFASQKPVASRIVEYIFDKYRKRGQS
- the lexA gene encoding transcriptional repressor LexA — translated: MGITPKQKKVYDFIRGYIGAYGFSPSYDEIRKHFGLRSYNSVQKYLRQLETKGMIRTPWSNKKRAIELVEKPGTTLQIPLLGTVAAGSPIEPIQVREEIEIPEGFVDREDHFVLRVKGDSMVDEGINDGDLVVVRKQKVAENGQTVVALVDGEVTIKRFYVKGERVELRPANENLKSIFVGAVQVEIEGVVVALMRRY
- a CDS encoding phage Gp37/Gp68 family protein, which gives rise to MALRSSIEWTESTWNPVTGCTKISPGCKHCYAERMAKRLQAMGQKNYVRGFELAIHRDALETPMRWRKSRTVFVNSMSDIFHEEVPPWFIDQTFDVMRQAYWHRFQILTKRSKRLLELSPTLPWSPNIWMGVSIESKMFEFRADHLRRTGAAVKFLSLEPLLGPVLELNLQGIDWVIVGGESGPRSRPLDPTWVIGVRDQCLKEDVPFFFKQWGGVNKKKAGRELEDRTWDQMPGDWKTRPESAHTRPTLTL
- a CDS encoding tetratricopeptide repeat protein, encoding MYEIVWMRLLTLSFGSMVFAVGAVLSSFMAGLALGNFFFGRAADTWRRPLLGYALLEAGIGLTAFLVPPLLNLARRAAIGYGGATSSFMGQALLTFGLSFIVLMIPTALMGGTLPVISRALIRRNKDVAGKVGALYSLNTFGAVLGVALAGLLILPKIGLRNTMLLAVAINFFVAVVVGLISFAVRTPVPGRPEVARSRPAGPGYASALVLASAIGLSGLASMIYEVSWSRSLTLVIGSSIYAFNTMLLSFIFGIGLGSLIFALIFRRRTPSITLFSSVELAIGVSCFLVVLLFDRLPVLFLNMYKALGPTAGHLFFGEILICFLVMLIPTTLFGTTLPMISHILTKDRRLIGTSIGKVYAANTAGCIVGSAGASFALIPILGLQDTLKLAIAVNVLVAGSVFLLSKKGKVAKCIFSASAAALIALVFVAPKQWNQNVMTIGVAPNAVWLEKLTKMGSLEDIASVPELIYHRYGLNSTVAVLKDQSDISLSIDGKTDASAKRDLATQLLIGYVPLFLHSEPETVMVLGLGSGISLAATASFGVRYSECLEIEPAVVSASEYFSEVNRNVLKNPNIQIILADGRNYLLSTDENYDVITSEPSNPWMAGISNLFTKEFYEICTRRLKPGGIMCQFIHGYNLTPEDFKMVMATFSSVFPHKQLWSSSFGVDYLMIGSADEIQIDLDRMKKKMKVQEVAYDLKKIGITTVTDFLAHFLVDEKGWGDIVRDATINTDDMPILEFSAPKSLHLPIDVLTGDLAEQVHGPEIFPPRGVVWTEKEKAKIHLRRGNLFFLDDSYMKAIEEYELAMNLDPDWYLPYLKRASVYQNLAAKGATIYRSGIRKDLETALALSPNTAEIYRRMAIFATMEKEPKAAAAYLKKAIQIRPKRSYYEELIEILVDDLKDYNQARDYVRNALSEFGGSPKLLEQAGFIAEAIGDYQTAADYYRKARDRDPYSSANYRLGKILTALGMPERALEPLLQAVRLGPTFAATHLALAQAYAGSGMKREAAREFKKVLKIDPTNKKALNGLKEL